CGACCTCGGCCAGCCGTCCCATCGCATTGATGTAGTTGAGCTCGATGCGATTGAAATCGTCCTCGGCCTGGGCATACAGCATGCCGAACACGGTGTCGGCATCGGTCTGTCCATAGATGTGCGGGATGCCCCATTTGTCGCGCAGGATCGTCACCCGCTGGGCGCTCGCCTTCCAGCGCGCGACGTCGGCGGCGCTGAAGGCCTGCGCGGCAGGCGCGGCATTGACCGGCGCTTTTGCTTGCGCGACGGCGAGCGTCGGTGCGGCTGTCGCGCCCACGAGGGCGCCGAGCAGGACGGGCGTGAGCAAGCGTGGCAGGGGCATCGGGTGTTCCTTCAGGTCGGGTTATTCGTCGTCCAGGCCGGCATTGGCCAGGCGCTGCTTGAGCCGCTGGTTATCGTTGAGCAAGGTCGCCATACGGTCTTTCAATGCCGCCACTTCCTTGCGCAGAGCAGCCAGCTCGTCTTCCGGGTCGAGCTCGACCTTTTCCTTGCGCGGACGGGCAGCCTGTTTCTGCTCGCGCACCTGGCGCGCTGCCTGCTGCAATTCCTTGCGGCCACCGGCGACGGCGGCGATCTGCTGCTCTTCGGGCAGCTGCGCCACGTTGGCGGCGGCATTGATCGAGATGGCGCCAATACGCACCGCCTCGCGCAGCTGCGGCGTGGCGGCCTTCTGGATGCGTTCGATCTGGCTGATGGTATTGCTCGAGACGCGGGCGGCGCGCGCCACGTCTTCGCGCGTGCTCCAGGGCGGCGAGCCGTCGTCGGCTGGCGCGTTCTTGTCGCCCTCTTCCTGCGGCGGCAGTTCGGCCACGCGCGCGGCGACCAGTTCCTTCTTGCGCAGGGCGAGCACGCCGCGCTGGAAATCCGATACGCTGCGGCGCGCCAGGTGGTTGTCGATCATCCACAGCATGACGTCCTCGAGCGAGGCGAAGTTGTTGTTGTGGACGGTGCGGAAGGGAATGCCGTGCTTCTGGCAAATCTCGTAGCGGTTATGGCCGTCGATCAGCGTATCGCGCCACAGGACCAGCGCGTCGCGGCAGCCTTCGGCCAGCAGGCTGCGCTCCAGGGCGGCGTATTCGATATCGGTGAGCGGGTCGACGAAGGACCGCAGTTCGTCGTTGATCGTGATGTTCAATTCTTGTCCTTGCTAGTCTTGCTTGCGGGCGCCGGTGGGTGCGCGTCGGATGGCATGCTACACCATCCTGCCGAGTGTTCCAAAGATGCAAGTGTTAGCTGGGGACTGGAGCGCGGGCATTCATGCCGCCGGACGTGCTTATCAGGAGGATAAAGTTGCCGAACTGCTCCGATTCGAGCACGCTTGTGCTAGAATCTCCGGCGTTGCCCGGATGGTGAAACTGGTAGACACCGCAGACTTAAAATCTGCTGCCAGAAATGGCGTGCCGGTTCGATTCCGGCTCCGGGCACCAGTGGTTTTGCGAATTTGGGCAAGTGAATTGTCTCAAGTAGCGCCATCAAAGCCACTGATCTGCATGCCATTCATTCAGCCTGCGTCGTAGGTTAGACACCTGTACCGCCCACGCGTTTAATCGCACACGCGATATCACAGCGCATGCCACGGCTGGACGGCAAAAACCCTTCCCGAGCAGCGCCCATCATACGGGATGGCGTCGGCGTCAATAAGTTTCCCCTCCCCCCCAAAAAAAGGCCGTTGCCACACGAAGTAGGCAACGGCCAAGTCCTCGGCAGAGCCGAGATGGAGACACAAGAGAACCGACCACGTCGTCGCCGGTAATGACACTAGTATGCGGCCGTCCCATGCAGTCACAAGGCCCAAAAGGGGTAATTGTTACCGCGTCCTTGCGTCAGAGTAGTCGTACGCAGTCAAGACAACCCCTGTCCTCGCCGTTTCTGTTTTTTTTTCCTTTTTTGATTCACATCAACCACGTTCCTGACACACGGCAAATCCGGGAATAAAGTCGACTTCGGATGATCGAAGTGGATAAGGCTCATCCCGCCCATCCGCACGCGTCCACTTTTACCGAAAAGAAAGGAACGAGCATGTACAAGACCATCGTGGTTCATGTCGACGGCAGTCCCGAACAAGAAGCCCGCCTGCGCGCCGGCGCGCTGCTGGCCAATGCCTTCGACGCCCACCTCGTCGGCAGCGCCGCCACCGGCATTTCCTGGTTCGACTATTCGCTGCTGGTCGGCTCGATGGGCGCGCCGATGATGCCCGAGGCCGACTTCAATGGCGTGCGCGAGGCGGTCGCGGCGCGCCTGGACGAATTCGGCACTGCAGTCCAGCGCCAGGGCGTGAACAGCTACGAGACCCGCATGCTCGAGGACGATGCGCGCTATGCCCTGCTGCTCGAATCGCGCTACGCCGACCTGGTGATCGTCAGCCGCGACGCCGAGCCCATCGCCGTGCCCGGCATCCCGGCCCAGGCGCGCGGCTTGCCCGAGTACATCGCGCTGCACGGCGCGCGGCCGGTGCTGGTGGTGCCGCCCGGCTGGCAGGGCAAGGTCCTGCCCGGCACCGCCGTCGTCGGCTGGGATGGCAGCATGCAGGCCATCCGTGCGATTTCCGCCGCGCTGCCCCTGCTGCGCCAGGCCGATGCCGTCAAGCTCGCGCTGGTCAATCCCGGGGCAATGGCCGAGATGCATGGCGAAGAACCGGGCGCCGACATGGCGCTGCACCTGGCGCGCCACGGGGTCCGGGTCGACGTCGTCGTCGAGACCACGCGCGCCAGCACTGGCGAAGCGCTGCTCAAGGTGGCGGGCGAGCATGGCGCCGGCCTGCTGGTGACAGGCGCTTTCGGCCATAGCCGCTACCGCGAGTTCGTGCTCGGCGGCGTCACCCGCGCGCTGCTGGCCGGCAGCGCCACGCCGCTGCTCATCGCACACTGAGCGCACCCATCGAACCCATCCTTACGGCGGATATCCGACATGGCCCCCGACACCCGCCCCGACGCCGCCGGCAGCACCCGCCGCCTGGAAGGCAGCGCATGGCTCGGCGGCACCCACCGCCATGCCCGCGTCGCCGGCGGCGGCCAGGTCCATGCCGACCTGATACTGTGGGCCTGGCTCGGGCGCATCACCGGCAACCTGTCGCCGGCGGCGCTCGGCATGGCCTGGTTCGACTGGGCCTGCCACCTCATGATGTCGCCCGACAAGCAGCACGAACTGGCGACCGACGCCGGCCTCGGCTGGCAGCGCTGGCTGCAGTACATTTCCACGCCGGCCAGCGATGCGGCCGATCCGGTGCGGCCGCTGGCCCAGGACAAGCGCTTCAGCGACCCGGCCTGGGATGCCTGGCCCTGGCACCAGCTCAGCCAGGGTTTCCTGCTGAGCCAGCAATGGTGGCATCGCGCCACCTCCACCGTGCGCGGGGTCGCGCCGCACCATGCCGACGTCGTCACCTTCGTCGCGCGCCAGATGCTCGATTGCGTGGCGCCGTCCAACTTCGTGACCACCAACCCCGTCGTGCAGCGGGCGGTGCTGGCCAGCGGCGGCATGAACCTGGCCAATGGCGCCATGCGCGCCTTGCGTGACGTGCAGGGGCCGCTGGTCGGCCAGCCGCGCACGGTCAGCTATCGGCCGGGCCACGAGGTCGCCATCACGCCCGGCAAAGTGGTGATGCAGAACCGGCTGGTCGAGTTGCTGCGCTACGATCCGGTCGGGCCCACCGTGCACGAGGTGCCGCTGCTGATCGTGCCGGCCTGGATCATGAAGTTCTACATCCTCGACCTGTCGCCGCAAAATTCCCTGGTGCGCTACCTGGTGGAGCGCGGCCACACCGTCTATATGGTGTCCTGGAAGAACCCGCAGGCCGAAGACCGCGACCTCACGATGGACGACTACCGCCAGCTGGGCATCCATGCCGCGCTCGACGCCATCGTGGCCCAGACCGGCGCCAGCAAGGTCAATGCGGCCGGCTATTGCCTGGGCGGCACCCTGCTCGCGATTGCCGCCGCCGCGATGGCGCGCGACCACGACCGGCGCCTGGCCAGCATCTCGCTGCTGGCGGCCCAGGTCGACTTTACCGAACCGGGCGAGCTGTCGCTGTTCATCGACGACAGCCAGGTCAGCTTCCTGGAGGCGGCCATGTGGCAGCAGGGCTATCTCGACACGCGCCAGATGGCCGGCGCCTTCCAGCTCTTGCGCTCCAACGACCTGATCTGGTCGCGGCGCCTGC
This portion of the Telluria beijingensis genome encodes:
- a CDS encoding universal stress protein; translated protein: MYKTIVVHVDGSPEQEARLRAGALLANAFDAHLVGSAATGISWFDYSLLVGSMGAPMMPEADFNGVREAVAARLDEFGTAVQRQGVNSYETRMLEDDARYALLLESRYADLVIVSRDAEPIAVPGIPAQARGLPEYIALHGARPVLVVPPGWQGKVLPGTAVVGWDGSMQAIRAISAALPLLRQADAVKLALVNPGAMAEMHGEEPGADMALHLARHGVRVDVVVETTRASTGEALLKVAGEHGAGLLVTGAFGHSRYREFVLGGVTRALLAGSATPLLIAH
- a CDS encoding PHA/PHB synthase family protein, whose product is MAPDTRPDAAGSTRRLEGSAWLGGTHRHARVAGGGQVHADLILWAWLGRITGNLSPAALGMAWFDWACHLMMSPDKQHELATDAGLGWQRWLQYISTPASDAADPVRPLAQDKRFSDPAWDAWPWHQLSQGFLLSQQWWHRATSTVRGVAPHHADVVTFVARQMLDCVAPSNFVTTNPVVQRAVLASGGMNLANGAMRALRDVQGPLVGQPRTVSYRPGHEVAITPGKVVMQNRLVELLRYDPVGPTVHEVPLLIVPAWIMKFYILDLSPQNSLVRYLVERGHTVYMVSWKNPQAEDRDLTMDDYRQLGIHAALDAIVAQTGASKVNAAGYCLGGTLLAIAAAAMARDHDRRLASISLLAAQVDFTEPGELSLFIDDSQVSFLEAAMWQQGYLDTRQMAGAFQLLRSNDLIWSRRLRHYLLDLPEQETDLMSWNADATRMPYRMHSEYLHRLFLRNSLASSRYLAGGRPVSLSDIDVPICAVGTLTDHVAPWRSVYKIIPLTDTEITFILTSGGHNAGVVAPPGSANRSYQVAVHGHDDPYVDPDRWLARVPQVEGSWWPAWDQWLARHAGKHVPPPAPIPGAAPAPGDYVLQQ